In Chryseobacterium gotjawalense, the following are encoded in one genomic region:
- a CDS encoding dsDNA nuclease domain-containing protein, with protein MEGSASQAGFYYQNNVAALQIIDCLFYQSDIREVMLENYKKGNHIDDIIVFKNGHTDYFQVKWSEDEEKSYTLSSMLKSETGKDTKKSLFKQLAEGYVTAKRHSGTFSINLYTTKKVGRQKRPSEGLSHSLSEVIGIFFEPLKSFEKRYDEMVNFDEYQPTIEKIRAECALDENSFDEFIKSLEFRFEQAPIEEVQHALKFKMETLGIEKILMEKLLNAVVKWSISGHAITKQIVLRELGILERFEDKLSHYFKVIADEHYVANETFFSQLEKALSELPGGYIFIEGLPGIGKSTSLTKFKMSHKDVTLAYYCFIPDLKNNFGELRHQSEYFLKSLCIAIEKSFPHVELPNLYSERYQEKLSQYIDKLSTLGEKIIFIIDGLDHVHRDTAVGEDSLLNSIKGHLPENIFFILSSQYSAVLSPSVLAQIDSEPQRYIKVIPFNQSEIKEYLHNKGVDSAEILNSVEQISGGIPLYLHYISEHLVKSRKEDFGEILSDFPQLAGGTIDLYHEYLFQGIKNDSLAKWVLAVLAYRKENTELIEVKNILSLAGEERNLTDIENVINRFSHLLKQMDGRSYAIFHNSFREFIISKTPNLKETFNTALSQYYKQNPFTDDAYRNYFKHLFELRKFGEIISMTTLEWAKEAWRNYRSIEEININIDLAVRASIEITSLPEFIRLAFLKDQFGQIGEKMDNSEIDLPILLLRAGELANSLRYIWDGDFVLTSKEGLCFYLKEYFATTGNLLPANVITQGFSKPLTTNTYQNIVEVYKAEALFLEDILPVFSKIDQMRWSPTNEDHTDHMVEEHTPDENEEYNNSIKLQVIEYLGDCKQYRKLLMLERELGDELLKQKVRITLIKLLLLSKEKATAISKLKEINFGLVEDEGFIELVEFCTDYLTDEEIRSYFPSRVIPKPVLPNEIIDKDSLNSALSEEVSGLFKILKVLWIFQEETIDTLIRELNYVSDSAEQIYESIFLLSRLWHEERNGQLEEDEIQDNFEECIENLYGDEINLSETRSRGLFDMDSESPAIARNIKVLFADVFAVAFGILSDEQMKLLVNYWMENDDINNAFTHYTVGLTIAEKLHKSRYSSERELIFALIQHAENRALSENEATTLTGYLGEIAGVYGICGFKEDFKRIYNQMLNVSFGLGSRKDYQTSNIIGPLEMIHQIDPDNTLKRLSEVFHIQDKLKNAGNGRMHHIVLSNLIRFVGKRFPDLAFKLMEFEEENIDREETLDIILKPMIRNCTADDIRLYLAIVKTMARWSNGSSSEGHFRNVSLLLLERAIFYDDREMIQQIVDLMKFNALTELDKPEIIKEIIKIFDENSIPTKEYALDLPVEEADLNVVARDKDTIPKNKKKFVYADVKLPPEKVHQLFKEDYPGFIAYIERALENLRKNQCNQILRRLYNSYKKTFVKLLKGITSPENLDNGRATKLTKEYVSFKEKIVNLIISEPNNIREIKSFFNELVINIADILQSTEFQDHVEKNLNVNKWLDNLLSELHLQRNHDLQYILPDSEVIILVDECPLDHLDDFVEFIDRHTNGKTRTLSLLKICNRFLFLDLKKAKEILSMLSRYEYDSVLFPRETDPDKPAFDILTSILREDVDFGKRFLLHSYYIQKSKYNRELTLAIDKLLKYKEYFEGNSIKAYYEANLLYNKELSEGISPKEDRYEFILEHVETPSFKEITVQHLIWLFNYPVVKIRELTLRSAFDMFWHDAEALDVFVKCCIVNGNDNEIEHGIVVLQAIALKHTEILAKHKDELFALLDKEHFNIVQTGKELLNLINTYLPGFLSEEETADVNSPLVQFQSENLESVFYKKNSMRSYILSRFQIELLKKIDDHFKSAESIFGLVYDEIKTNGRSENPRFEDAAVQRKYNINTNFDNIEIQSHYYDEVKSSINRVFYSNISTIFFDQQFISGIGNDFRLYDPSTLLYQVQRKADDVNWFTPGISEEDFIMFNDFESIIQNFVHRLAEFVPLVEIGSQRQNKYKELSGTCYFDAKAFLKSRDFTISDLNPLPFQLRHNMYAYDIPLVMADLPPYPVEEIKPIVQVTSNNFRGVVDVTYANLTSDAFSAMGLQEKNLLQIILGDEESPLKASEWIGSYASGPGWRRFKPGSHGLTLEIKKKNLLEYLENNNLVLCYKIEMRRSTDTDRTENIMNWHKLSRVVEIDLLIKT; from the coding sequence ATGGAAGGATCGGCTTCACAGGCAGGGTTTTATTACCAAAATAATGTCGCAGCACTGCAAATTATCGATTGTCTTTTTTATCAGAGTGACATAAGAGAAGTGATGCTCGAGAATTATAAAAAAGGGAATCACATTGATGATATTATCGTTTTCAAAAATGGTCACACAGATTATTTTCAGGTAAAGTGGTCGGAAGATGAAGAAAAATCTTATACGCTAAGCAGTATGTTAAAATCTGAGACCGGAAAAGATACCAAAAAATCATTATTTAAGCAACTTGCAGAGGGGTATGTAACTGCGAAACGACACAGTGGAACTTTTTCAATCAATTTATATACAACAAAAAAAGTAGGGAGACAGAAGAGGCCAAGTGAAGGATTAAGCCATAGCCTGTCAGAGGTGATAGGCATTTTCTTTGAACCCCTGAAGTCTTTTGAAAAAAGGTATGACGAAATGGTCAATTTTGATGAATACCAACCTACAATCGAAAAAATACGGGCTGAATGCGCGCTGGATGAGAATTCATTTGACGAATTTATCAAATCTCTGGAATTTAGGTTCGAACAAGCTCCAATAGAGGAGGTGCAGCATGCATTGAAGTTTAAAATGGAAACTTTGGGTATTGAGAAGATATTGATGGAAAAGCTGTTGAATGCTGTGGTCAAATGGAGTATTTCAGGTCATGCCATTACCAAACAAATAGTTCTGAGGGAACTGGGAATTTTGGAAAGGTTCGAAGATAAACTTTCGCATTATTTTAAGGTGATAGCAGATGAGCATTATGTAGCGAACGAGACTTTTTTCAGTCAATTGGAAAAGGCCTTATCGGAGCTACCAGGCGGCTATATTTTTATCGAGGGACTTCCAGGAATTGGTAAATCAACATCGCTGACAAAATTCAAGATGAGTCACAAGGATGTTACCTTGGCTTACTACTGTTTTATCCCGGATTTAAAAAATAATTTTGGTGAACTTCGTCATCAGTCTGAATATTTTTTGAAATCACTCTGTATTGCTATAGAAAAAAGTTTCCCCCATGTCGAATTGCCTAATCTGTATTCGGAACGCTATCAGGAAAAACTTTCCCAGTATATTGATAAACTTAGTACCTTGGGGGAGAAAATAATATTTATTATCGACGGTCTGGACCACGTACATAGGGATACTGCGGTCGGGGAGGATTCATTGCTGAATTCCATTAAGGGACATCTTCCTGAAAATATCTTTTTTATTCTGAGCTCACAGTACAGCGCCGTGCTTTCACCTTCTGTTTTGGCGCAGATTGATTCTGAGCCGCAAAGATATATTAAGGTAATTCCATTTAACCAAAGCGAAATAAAAGAGTATCTCCATAACAAGGGAGTCGACTCAGCTGAAATTTTAAATTCGGTCGAACAGATCTCCGGGGGTATACCGCTATACCTTCATTATATTTCTGAGCATTTAGTAAAAAGCCGTAAAGAAGACTTTGGGGAGATTTTATCTGATTTCCCCCAGTTAGCCGGCGGTACAATTGATCTGTACCATGAGTATCTGTTTCAGGGAATAAAAAATGATAGTTTGGCGAAGTGGGTTTTAGCTGTTCTGGCTTATCGTAAGGAAAACACCGAACTTATAGAAGTCAAAAATATACTGAGTCTTGCAGGTGAGGAAAGGAATCTTACGGACATAGAAAATGTGATCAATCGATTTTCACATTTGCTGAAGCAGATGGATGGCAGATCCTATGCTATATTTCATAATAGTTTCAGGGAATTTATTATTTCAAAAACACCAAACTTAAAGGAAACCTTTAATACAGCACTAAGCCAGTATTATAAGCAAAATCCTTTCACAGATGATGCTTATCGGAACTATTTCAAGCACCTGTTTGAATTACGGAAATTTGGCGAAATTATTTCAATGACCACATTGGAATGGGCAAAGGAAGCATGGCGGAATTATCGGTCCATTGAGGAAATTAATATCAATATTGATCTGGCTGTGAGGGCAAGTATCGAGATCACATCACTACCTGAATTTATAAGGCTCGCTTTTTTAAAGGATCAGTTTGGACAAATTGGAGAAAAAATGGACAATTCAGAAATAGATTTGCCCATCTTGCTTTTGCGCGCCGGTGAATTGGCCAATAGTCTGAGATATATATGGGATGGAGATTTTGTTCTCACCAGTAAAGAAGGTTTATGTTTTTATCTCAAAGAATATTTTGCGACAACGGGCAATCTTCTACCTGCGAATGTGATCACCCAGGGATTTTCAAAACCGCTGACTACTAATACCTATCAAAACATTGTTGAGGTTTACAAGGCTGAGGCATTATTTTTAGAAGATATATTGCCTGTATTTTCAAAGATAGATCAGATGCGTTGGTCCCCTACTAACGAAGATCACACCGACCATATGGTTGAGGAACATACGCCTGATGAAAATGAAGAATATAACAACTCTATCAAGTTACAGGTCATCGAATATCTCGGTGACTGTAAACAATATCGGAAATTGTTGATGCTTGAAAGAGAGTTAGGAGACGAACTACTCAAGCAAAAAGTTCGGATTACACTGATAAAATTGTTGTTACTCAGTAAAGAAAAGGCTACAGCAATAAGTAAATTAAAGGAAATAAATTTTGGTCTGGTAGAGGATGAGGGTTTCATAGAACTGGTAGAATTTTGTACGGATTATCTTACTGATGAGGAAATTAGAAGCTACTTTCCATCAAGAGTCATCCCAAAACCTGTTCTGCCAAATGAAATTATTGACAAAGATTCTTTGAACTCAGCCTTAAGTGAGGAAGTAAGCGGTCTTTTTAAAATTCTGAAAGTTCTGTGGATTTTTCAGGAGGAGACTATCGATACGCTAATTCGTGAATTAAACTATGTTTCGGATTCTGCAGAGCAGATCTATGAATCAATTTTTCTATTGTCCCGCTTATGGCATGAGGAGAGAAACGGTCAACTTGAAGAAGATGAAATCCAGGATAACTTTGAAGAATGCATTGAAAATCTCTATGGGGATGAAATAAATCTGTCCGAAACGAGGTCAAGAGGTCTTTTCGATATGGATTCAGAAAGTCCTGCAATTGCCAGAAACATAAAAGTACTGTTTGCTGATGTTTTTGCGGTAGCATTTGGCATTTTATCAGATGAACAGATGAAATTGCTGGTGAATTACTGGATGGAGAATGATGATATTAATAATGCCTTCACGCATTATACGGTTGGGTTAACAATTGCGGAAAAGCTCCATAAAAGCAGATATAGCAGTGAAAGAGAACTGATCTTTGCACTAATCCAGCATGCTGAAAATAGGGCTTTGTCAGAAAACGAGGCCACCACATTGACAGGCTACCTTGGCGAGATAGCTGGCGTATATGGAATCTGCGGATTTAAGGAAGATTTTAAACGGATATATAATCAGATGTTGAATGTCTCCTTCGGGCTTGGATCTCGGAAAGACTATCAGACGTCCAATATAATTGGGCCGTTGGAGATGATCCATCAGATAGATCCCGACAATACATTAAAAAGGCTTTCGGAAGTATTCCATATTCAGGATAAATTAAAAAATGCGGGAAATGGCAGAATGCATCATATCGTTCTTAGCAATCTCATCAGATTTGTTGGCAAAAGGTTTCCTGATCTGGCTTTTAAGTTGATGGAATTTGAAGAAGAAAATATTGATAGGGAAGAAACATTGGATATCATACTGAAACCGATGATCCGGAATTGTACAGCTGATGATATCAGATTGTATCTGGCTATTGTGAAAACGATGGCCAGATGGAGCAATGGTTCCAGTAGTGAGGGGCATTTTAGAAACGTTAGCTTGTTGCTGCTTGAACGTGCAATTTTCTATGATGATAGGGAAATGATTCAGCAGATCGTAGACCTGATGAAATTCAATGCCCTGACAGAACTTGACAAGCCGGAGATCATTAAGGAAATCATAAAAATATTTGATGAAAATAGTATTCCGACAAAGGAATATGCCTTGGATCTGCCTGTTGAAGAAGCTGATCTCAATGTAGTGGCAAGAGATAAAGATACTATTCCCAAGAACAAAAAGAAATTTGTTTACGCTGATGTAAAATTGCCTCCTGAAAAAGTACATCAGCTCTTTAAAGAGGATTATCCAGGATTTATAGCTTATATTGAAAGAGCTCTTGAAAACCTCCGCAAAAATCAGTGTAACCAAATATTACGGAGGCTATATAATTCATACAAGAAGACTTTTGTAAAATTATTAAAAGGGATTACGTCTCCCGAAAACTTAGATAATGGTAGAGCTACAAAACTGACGAAGGAGTATGTTTCGTTTAAAGAAAAGATTGTAAATCTGATCATTTCTGAACCCAACAATATCAGGGAAATTAAAAGCTTTTTTAATGAATTGGTGATCAATATTGCGGATATTTTACAAAGTACCGAGTTTCAAGACCATGTAGAAAAAAACTTAAATGTAAATAAATGGCTTGATAACCTACTTTCTGAACTCCATCTCCAAAGGAACCATGATCTGCAGTATATTTTACCGGATTCCGAAGTTATCATTTTGGTGGACGAATGTCCACTGGATCATCTTGATGATTTTGTTGAATTTATAGATAGACATACTAATGGTAAAACCCGAACGCTAAGCTTACTTAAGATCTGTAACCGTTTTTTATTTCTTGACCTTAAGAAAGCGAAAGAGATTCTGTCAATGCTTTCACGCTACGAATATGACAGTGTTTTATTTCCAAGGGAAACAGATCCCGATAAGCCTGCGTTCGATATCCTGACATCGATCCTTAGAGAAGACGTCGATTTTGGAAAAAGATTTCTACTTCATAGTTACTATATTCAGAAAAGTAAATATAATCGTGAATTGACACTGGCGATTGACAAGCTGTTAAAGTACAAAGAATATTTTGAAGGTAATTCGATAAAAGCATATTATGAAGCAAATTTACTCTATAATAAAGAGCTAAGTGAAGGAATCTCACCAAAAGAAGACAGGTATGAGTTTATCCTTGAACATGTCGAGACACCAAGTTTTAAAGAAATAACAGTTCAACATCTGATCTGGCTTTTTAACTATCCTGTTGTTAAAATTAGGGAATTGACACTGCGTTCTGCCTTTGATATGTTTTGGCATGATGCTGAGGCTCTTGACGTGTTTGTAAAATGTTGTATCGTAAACGGTAACGACAATGAAATAGAGCATGGTATTGTTGTACTTCAGGCAATTGCGCTGAAGCATACCGAGATCCTTGCCAAACATAAGGATGAATTATTCGCGTTGCTTGATAAGGAACATTTTAATATTGTCCAAACGGGGAAAGAATTATTAAATCTGATCAATACTTATTTACCTGGATTCCTTTCTGAAGAAGAAACGGCAGATGTAAATAGTCCTTTGGTTCAATTTCAGTCGGAAAACCTGGAAAGTGTTTTTTATAAAAAGAATAGTATGAGATCTTATATATTATCCAGGTTTCAAATTGAACTACTGAAAAAGATTGATGATCACTTTAAAAGTGCTGAATCAATATTTGGTTTGGTTTATGATGAAATTAAAACCAACGGAAGAAGCGAAAATCCCAGATTTGAGGATGCAGCTGTACAAAGGAAATATAATATCAACACAAATTTTGACAATATTGAAATTCAGTCCCATTATTATGATGAGGTGAAAAGCAGTATTAATCGTGTGTTTTATAGTAATATCAGTACAATTTTTTTTGATCAGCAATTTATCAGCGGGATCGGTAATGATTTTAGATTGTATGATCCGAGCACTTTATTATATCAGGTACAACGGAAAGCCGATGATGTTAACTGGTTCACTCCGGGGATTTCTGAAGAGGATTTTATAATGTTTAATGATTTTGAGTCTATAATTCAAAACTTTGTCCACAGATTAGCGGAATTTGTTCCATTGGTTGAAATAGGCAGCCAACGGCAGAATAAATACAAGGAGCTGAGCGGAACATGCTATTTTGATGCGAAAGCTTTTTTGAAATCCCGCGATTTTACTATTTCTGATCTGAATCCTTTACCATTTCAGCTTCGGCATAATATGTATGCATATGATATACCATTGGTTATGGCAGATTTACCGCCATATCCAGTCGAAGAGATCAAACCGATTGTTCAGGTTACATCAAATAATTTCCGTGGTGTGGTTGATGTAACTTACGCAAATCTTACTTCTGATGCTTTTTCAGCTATGGGATTGCAGGAAAAGAATTTACTGCAGATTATTTTGGGTGATGAAGAAAGTCCCTTGAAAGCTAGCGAATGGATCGGCTCATACGCAAGTGGTCCTGGATGGAGGAGATTTAAGCCAGGTTCCCATGGATTAACTTTAGAAATCAAGAAAAAGAATCTTTTGGAGTATCTTGAAAATAATAATTTGGTTCTATGTTATAAAATTGAAATGAGAAGATCTACAGATACTGACAGAACGGAAAATATAATGAATTGGCATAAGTTGAGTAGAGTTGTGGAGATAGATTTATTGATCAAGACTTGA
- a CDS encoding Crp/Fnr family transcriptional regulator has translation MEEMIAYFLKFGTLTKQQIELIVSKGQILELKKEDYFSEAGKIPRQVGFVIEGVIRGCYYNNKGEEITRCFINENSLVCDYVNFEANTVSSEYIQTITDCRLVVFSRKEWEELSLIIAGWDPIKNKMVQLCMHQKSRKGPVISQDATTRYLEFMENYPLLVNRIPLSNIASYLGVTQQSLSRIRKNIR, from the coding sequence ATGGAAGAAATGATTGCATATTTTCTGAAATTTGGAACTCTCACGAAGCAGCAAATTGAGCTTATCGTCAGTAAAGGTCAAATACTGGAATTAAAAAAGGAGGATTACTTTTCGGAAGCCGGAAAAATTCCAAGGCAGGTGGGATTTGTAATTGAAGGGGTGATTCGTGGTTGTTATTACAATAATAAGGGGGAAGAAATTACACGGTGTTTTATCAATGAAAACAGTTTGGTGTGTGATTACGTCAACTTTGAAGCAAACACGGTCTCTTCCGAGTATATTCAAACCATCACGGATTGCCGCCTTGTTGTATTTTCCAGGAAGGAGTGGGAAGAACTCTCCCTTATCATTGCGGGATGGGATCCCATTAAAAATAAAATGGTACAACTCTGTATGCACCAAAAATCGCGGAAAGGCCCGGTAATTTCGCAAGATGCTACCACACGGTATTTAGAATTTATGGAAAATTACCCCTTGCTCGTCAATCGAATTCCTTTGTCAAATATCGCCTCCTATCTGGGAGTAACGCAACAATCGCTCAGCAGAATACGGAAAAATATCCGATAA
- a CDS encoding SDR family NAD(P)-dependent oxidoreductase: MKTVLITGANKGIGFETARTLLEKGFFVFLGSRSLEGGREAVNRLKTEGFKHMEAIQLDVTDPKSVQTAREEIGRKTEVLDVLINNAGINGGNAPYTVLEATNEEYINTLKTNIIGVAEVTKMFIDLLRKSPAPRIVNVSTSVGSLALQTNPEWPAYSYAKYGVYAVSKAALNMYTVQLAYELRETDFKVNAVCPGLTKTDFSFFNGGEVGVAANRIIKYALIDKEGPSGEFFSEETNPETGGIPW, from the coding sequence ATGAAAACCGTATTAATTACAGGAGCGAACAAAGGGATTGGCTTTGAAACTGCCCGCACGCTATTAGAAAAAGGTTTTTTCGTATTCCTGGGAAGCCGCAGTTTAGAAGGTGGCCGGGAAGCCGTAAACCGATTAAAAACAGAAGGATTCAAGCACATGGAGGCAATACAACTCGATGTTACCGATCCAAAATCCGTACAAACTGCCCGTGAAGAAATCGGCAGAAAGACAGAGGTATTGGATGTCCTCATCAACAATGCAGGCATCAACGGAGGTAATGCTCCCTATACCGTTCTTGAAGCCACCAATGAGGAATATATTAATACACTGAAAACCAATATAATAGGCGTAGCGGAGGTGACAAAAATGTTTATAGACCTGTTGCGAAAATCTCCGGCCCCCAGAATAGTTAACGTGAGTACCAGCGTTGGCTCCCTTGCATTACAGACTAACCCGGAATGGCCGGCCTACAGCTATGCCAAATATGGTGTATATGCCGTATCAAAGGCGGCTTTGAATATGTACACGGTACAGTTGGCGTATGAATTACGGGAGACGGATTTTAAAGTAAATGCGGTTTGCCCGGGACTTACAAAAACCGACTTCTCTTTCTTTAATGGTGGCGAAGTCGGCGTTGCTGCGAACAGAATCATTAAATATGCTTTGATTGATAAGGAAGGTCCCAGCGGTGAATTTTTCAGTGAGGAAACCAATCCGGAAACGGGTGGGATTCCTTGGTAA
- a CDS encoding DUF3696 domain-containing protein, whose product MPNLEGLGLQNFRTFRKKENLEFAPITLITGTNNAGKSSVFKAIQFLVDNFKDGIVTETLDFKAMKHELGNLERIYNRVTMEDFKKSEIPDSQSMYSKLSDFHKKNNDYPSELPIFKEDEDLVFAFPIKLGNSREISANLEIRYELKRFIPKNGTKEDLIISHDIKDIAIVKNEEYLHWSNIIGFREYHDEPGDWEMSTSIDLKKIIQLIIDTPFVEIKEGIEPNKKTENYFTIDLFSRIKEYKGVFFDFPFLKKKKDGYEDFTEKLEKGKSLFSDYSEITEDEKSKLSAIEEKITTDLLLGRNNSQYKILECFKTNNIIGFMGDGMERDIVSAELKEKEPDEKQETSEKQNLRSLFKNPFQTTPNSQLFTNLLGAIEKDFSDIIQKKIDSLNKVYFLPTTRGRNREWFIDEQNSEDIQIARDFSAIYLKNHPQIENFVNFWIGNGEINDLDESENEKQEQKGLKIGKKLSVFRDEAIGLTKIFLVNFDGTRTPLVDLGYGISQLLPIIMKIAIIAYKHQLPHEYDFDNRDDSHRQTIYFSPSTLLIEEPEANLHPSLQSKMAEVFIDAASRFNIQFLIETHSEYLIYKFQEYIGRKIVSPNDVKMYYFNHPNDVRQGVKDEYISHVQIDKDGSIDYNKYFGKGFFDEQTNLKLSLLNIQRNLFVEEYETIKEELKKSNDTLKDYDSKIEELNQELSTTTSGKSELEEQLNLIKREKEEKELEFQELLERQAEKIDEYTAKTDYSRYLTEIERIIDKTKINNSKTLKYLSTGKYLLETLDDAADFAPVIIQYGRAVEFEMIKWMNNFKNSVIPSNKTLWSLDANYKNKLNTIFISLGYSMPNPQIIGFEMGTINEKKICFYHLRTFTNNSSTDYKFGELTQIFELLYYIRSENDPVHNYCSVPLVLEFSNYLKNIFTNYNQAERLFIKYRNILNLRNCAGHTYSDNVCSSDIIDKNTAERYVAKVEAIFSCL is encoded by the coding sequence ATGCCAAACTTAGAGGGATTAGGGCTACAGAATTTTAGGACTTTCCGAAAAAAAGAAAATCTTGAATTTGCACCCATAACATTAATAACGGGTACAAATAATGCAGGAAAAAGTTCTGTTTTCAAAGCAATACAATTCTTGGTTGATAATTTTAAAGATGGAATTGTTACAGAAACCTTAGATTTCAAGGCTATGAAACATGAACTTGGAAATCTTGAACGTATCTATAATCGAGTTACAATGGAGGATTTTAAAAAATCAGAGATTCCAGACAGCCAAAGTATGTATTCTAAACTTTCGGATTTTCATAAAAAAAATAACGACTATCCAAGTGAACTGCCGATTTTTAAAGAAGATGAAGATTTAGTTTTTGCTTTTCCGATAAAGCTGGGAAATAGTAGAGAAATATCTGCGAATTTGGAGATTAGGTATGAATTGAAACGATTTATACCTAAGAATGGAACTAAAGAAGATCTAATAATTTCCCACGACATTAAAGATATTGCCATTGTGAAGAATGAAGAATATCTACATTGGTCGAATATTATCGGGTTCAGAGAATATCACGATGAACCTGGTGATTGGGAGATGTCAACAAGCATTGATTTAAAAAAAATCATTCAACTTATCATAGATACACCTTTTGTAGAAATAAAGGAAGGAATTGAACCTAATAAAAAAACTGAAAACTATTTTACAATTGATTTATTTAGCAGGATTAAAGAATATAAGGGCGTCTTTTTTGACTTTCCTTTCCTTAAAAAGAAAAAAGATGGTTATGAAGATTTTACGGAAAAACTTGAAAAAGGAAAAAGTTTATTCTCTGATTATTCTGAAATAACAGAAGATGAAAAGTCAAAATTATCAGCAATAGAAGAAAAAATTACGACAGACCTTCTTCTAGGGCGTAATAATAGCCAATACAAAATTTTAGAATGTTTCAAAACAAATAATATTATTGGTTTTATGGGTGATGGGATGGAAAGAGATATAGTAAGTGCTGAGCTAAAAGAAAAGGAACCTGACGAAAAACAGGAAACCAGTGAAAAACAGAATTTGCGAAGTCTTTTTAAAAACCCCTTTCAAACAACACCAAATAGTCAACTTTTTACAAACCTATTGGGAGCAATAGAGAAAGATTTTTCAGATATTATACAGAAAAAAATTGATAGTTTAAATAAAGTTTATTTTTTACCAACTACAAGAGGTAGAAATAGAGAATGGTTTATTGATGAGCAAAATAGTGAAGATATTCAGATTGCAAGAGATTTCTCTGCTATATATTTAAAAAATCATCCACAAATCGAAAATTTTGTAAACTTCTGGATTGGTAATGGAGAGATTAATGATTTGGATGAAAGTGAAAATGAAAAACAGGAACAAAAAGGATTGAAAATAGGAAAGAAACTTTCTGTCTTTAGAGATGAAGCAATAGGTTTAACCAAGATTTTTTTAGTCAATTTTGATGGAACGAGAACTCCTTTAGTCGATTTAGGATATGGCATATCTCAGTTACTTCCAATTATTATGAAAATAGCGATCATCGCTTATAAACATCAATTACCCCATGAATATGATTTTGATAATCGAGATGATTCTCATAGACAAACAATCTATTTTAGCCCTTCAACATTATTAATCGAAGAACCTGAAGCCAATTTACACCCTTCTTTACAGTCAAAAATGGCTGAAGTATTTATAGATGCTGCTTCTAGGTTCAATATCCAGTTCTTAATAGAAACTCATAGCGAGTATCTAATTTATAAATTTCAAGAATATATAGGTCGAAAAATAGTTTCTCCAAACGATGTTAAGATGTATTACTTCAATCATCCTAATGATGTTAGACAAGGAGTGAAAGATGAGTACATTAGTCATGTACAGATAGATAAAGATGGTAGTATTGATTATAACAAGTATTTTGGAAAAGGATTTTTTGACGAACAGACTAATTTGAAATTAAGTTTATTGAATATTCAAAGAAATCTTTTTGTTGAAGAGTATGAAACAATAAAAGAGGAACTTAAAAAGTCTAATGATACGCTTAAAGACTATGATTCTAAAATTGAGGAACTTAATCAAGAATTGTCAACTACAACTTCGGGGAAAAGTGAATTAGAGGAACAGCTAAATTTAATTAAAAGAGAGAAGGAGGAAAAAGAGTTAGAATTCCAAGAACTCCTGGAAAGGCAAGCAGAAAAAATTGATGAATATACAGCCAAGACAGACTATTCAAGATATTTAACTGAAATTGAAAGGATTATAGATAAAACTAAGATTAACAATTCAAAAACATTAAAATATTTGTCGACAGGTAAATATTTACTAGAAACATTAGATGATGCTGCCGATTTTGCACCTGTTATTATACAATATGGTCGAGCAGTTGAATTTGAGATGATAAAATGGATGAATAATTTTAAAAATTCCGTTATTCCTTCAAATAAAACTCTTTGGAGCTTAGATGCCAATTATAAAAATAAATTAAATACTATTTTTATCAGTTTAGGGTACAGCATGCCAAATCCTCAAATAATTGGTTTTGAAATGGGAACAATTAATGAAAAGAAAATTTGTTTTTATCATTTAAGGACTTTCACCAACAATAGCTCTACAGATTATAAATTTGGAGAATTAACTCAAATCTTTGAATTATTATACTATATCAGGTCAGAAAACGATCCTGTTCATAATTACTGTTCGGTTCCCTTAGTGCTGGAATTTTCAAATTATCTGAAGAACATTTTCACAAATTATAATCAAGCGGAAAGACTATTTATAAAGTATAGAAACATATTAAATCTGAGAAACTGTGCCGGGCATACTTACAGTGACAATGTATGTTCCAGCGATATTATTGATAAGAATACAGCAGAGCGTTACGTTGCTAAAGTTGAAGCTATTTTTAGTTGTTTATAG